Genomic segment of Streptococcus australis:
TCCAGATAGGCTTGTTCATGCTCGGTCAATTTATCTCGTTTGATGTGGCGATACATGAGACCATCAAATAGTTTCAAAGCTGGATAGTTTTTGGCTCTTTGTTCTTTTAAGGCTTGAATGCGTTCATATTCCTCTTGCGCTTTTTCGGCAGAGATTTTGTAAAACTTCTCTAGTTCTTGAGTAGAGTAAGACGCTAGTTCATCTAGAACAGCCTGACTTTCTTTTCTCAAGGGAGTCGCTACTATACTAGGAAGATTGGTGTTCATTTCTTTTGCTGTTGGGATTAAAATTTTCATATTGTTAGTGTAGCATATTTTTCAATCACGACCAAGAATTTCATCTTAAAAACCTCGGTTTATACCAAGGTTTCTTTGTTTACTTCACTTTAAAGGTCTTGAGGTAATTATCTTTTCCAACTTGACCTTCGAAGGATTGGCCATTTTCAAGGTAAGGAAGGTCGTCTGATACGTAGGCCTTGACCTTGTAGATTTTGCCATCAACTTTAAAGAAGTAGACGGTGTCTCCCTTGATGACAGCTGATTTCAGATCCGCAACCACACCCTTGATATTTTCTATCGTTTCATTATCCAGCTCGAGGTCGTTTTTATTGGCATATTTGCTGAGGAGTTCATCTACTGTAGCTGCTACGATGACGTTTTGGTACTCCACTGCATCGACCAAAGCATACTCCTTAACCAAGCCTGCATTGTCCTTCAAGCCCATGATATAGAGCGGTTTGTCGTTGAGATTGACAAGGATAGGGAAGGTCGCCTTGTAGGCTTTCTCCTGCACGGCTCCTTCTGCGGACGCACGGGCAGATTCTTCGGTTGCTGATGCTAGATTGTACTTGGTGATTTCACCAGTTCGCATGTTTTCAAGGATAAAACCTAGATTACTTTCGTCAGCATTTGCTGAAGTCACCCCCGTGTAGAGATAAATGTCATTTCCGATAGAAAGATAGTTATAGCCCTCTGTCGTTTGGGTAACATTTTTCTTAGAAATCAAGGCATTCCAGAAGCCGTCTTTATACTTGCCGTTGTAGTTGATTTGTTCGATGGTTTCTTCGGCCGGATAGACACGGTCCACCCATTCTGGCACTTCATCCAAGCTATATTCCTTGGTTTCTCCATTAGCAGCATCCAAGATAATAACAGATGAAGGGCGAGGCACTCCAAGACCAAACTGTTTTTGATAAACGGTTGCTACATAGAAAGGATTGCCTTCATCATCCACCTCAAAGGACGGAGTTTTAAAAATCTTGGTCGGATACTTGATTCGAAGATGACGTTTGACGTCACGGTTAAAATACTCAGAGTCCGAATACTTCATCGGTGTTTTTAAATCCACCAATTCCGCATTTCCTGTCACCATATCAACCTTGATATACTCGCCAATTCCCTTGGCTTGATTGTTGAACCATTTGATAGGGTCTGCGTATTCTAGTGGCGTAACCCGATAAGGTTTCCCATCAATCGTCAGTTGGGTATAGGTATCTGCTGCTACGTACTGGGATACCTTGTCCGTCAGAGAGCCTAGATAACGGTCTCCAATCTTTTCTGCAGTGCTTCGATCCAAGATTGGAACCTTACTGGTATCACTCTTAGGAAAGTCTTTAAAGTCTTTTTCTGTGATAGAAACCACATTGGCATAGTTTTTAGCCTGGAAAAAGCTAGAGGTCACTAGACTTACCAGACCAGCAAGGACAAAGATAAGGCCTGCAGCCAGCAACAATCCTCCACCTAATTTATTAAAATGAAGCCCTTCTAGATTGAGTTCGTTGGCAACCTTGCCATGACGTACGTGAACTGTCTTGAAAGGATTGGTATCCCTTCGGAAACTAAACAAAATCCCCATCACCACCAAATGACCACAGAGGAAAAAAATACATTCCCAGCTGGTGAGATTGAGTGGTGGTAAAAAGATATACCAGGTCGTTGCGATAAAAACAATTTCAAAAAGGATGCGTTTCATCTGAGTTCCTCCTAAATAATCCGTCCTTCCAAATGATCCAGTTCATGTTGGCATATTTGAGCTGGAAAACCTGTTAGTGTAATAGTCCGTTCCTGCCACTTGCTATCGCGATAGGATACCGTAATCATTTCATATCGAGTCGTCGTTCGAACCCCAGTCAAAGATAAACAACCTTCCTCCGTCTCGTAAGCTCCCTCAAAAGACAAAAGAACGGGGTTAAACATGACCATAGGAACCAGTCCAAGATTAAAGATAATCACGCGCTTCTGCGCACCAATCATATTAGCCGCCAGACCGACACAGGTCTCGCGATTAGCCAGCAGGGTATCCTGCAAATCCTTAGCCAGATAAAGGTCTTCCTGACTTGCAGGTTTCGAGACCTGCGACAAGAATAAGACATCTCGGACAATTTTCTTTTCCATTCTCTTACGCTCCTTACAACTTTACTTTATTATAGCACAAAAGGGGGCAACTTCTAGTCCTTTCCCTCAAATGCAAAAAAAGCCATCCGAAGATGACTTTCTTTTTAAATCGCGTTCTTATCAAGACCAAGTTTACGTTGAACAAACTTAACGATTTCGACAATGATAATCATTGAGAAGCTTCCAGCCATGACAATTCCCCATTGTGACAAGTCTAGTTTGGTTACGTGGAAGATACCTTCAAGTGGTTCTACGACGATCGTTGCCATAAGAAGAATGAAGGATACCAAGATAGACCAGTTGAAAGTCTTAGACTTGAATGGTCCAACTGTCAAGATTGATTGGTAAACAGACTTGACGTTGTAGGCATGGAAGAGCTGGATCAAACCAAGTGTTGCAAAGGCCATGGTGAGGGCATCCGCATGAATTGCTTTATTATCTCCCACATGGACTGGATAGGCAAGAGCAAGACCATAAACGGTCAAGACGAGAGCCCCTTGGAGTACACCTTGATAGATAATGGAACTCATGACCCCACCTGAGAAGAAGCTTGATTTGCGTCCACGTGGTTTGTGGGTCATAACACCAGGCTCAGCTGGTTCAACACCAAGAGCAATGGCTGGGAAGGTATCGGTTACCAAGTTGATCCACAAAAGATGAACTGGCTGTAAGACATCCCAACCAAACAAGGTTGATAAGAAGATAGTTAATACTTCAGCCGTATTGGCAGAAAGTAGGTATTGAATAGTCTTTTGAATGTTTGAGAAGACCTTACGTCCTTCTTCAACTGCGACGATGATGGTCGCAAAGTTATCATCCGCAAGAATCATGTCAGATGCACCCTTAGAAACCTCTGTACCAGTGATTCCCATACCGATACCGATATCAGCTGTTTTCAGGGCTGGGGCGTCATTAACACCGTCACCTGTCATGGCAACGACCTTACCTTGGTTTTGCCAAGCTTTCACGATACGAACCTTGTGTTCTGGAGATACACGCGCGTAAACAGAGTATTGACCAACTACTTTTTCAAATTCTTCATCAGAGAGTTCGTTGAGCTCAGCACCAGTCAAGACATGGTCTTCTGAGTCATTTTCATCGATGATTCCCAAACGTTTGGCAATGGCTTCCGCTGTGTCTTGGTGGTCACCAGTGATCATGATTGGACGAATTCCTGCTTCCTTAGCGACACGAACTGCTTCTGCCGCTTCGGCACGCTCAGGGTCAATCATCCCAATCAAACCAGTAAAGATCAAGTTGTTTTCCAGTTCTTCAGAAGTCAAGTTTTCTGGAATGCTATCAATAATCTTATAAGCACCTGCAAGGACACGCAAGGCTTGGTGAGCCATTTCAGAGTTATTTGTGTGAATTAAGTCATTGACTTGATTATCAATCGGAGCGACATCTCCAGCTTTATCACGAGAAACACAACGTTTCAAGAGTTGGTCAGGAGCTCCCTTGACTGCCACTAGGAATTTCCCATCTGGCAATGGATGAACCGTTGACATGAGCTTACGATCTGAGTCAAATGGCAATTCAGCCACACGAGGATATTTCTCTAAAAATCCTTTAACATCATAGCCCTTATCCAAGGCATACTGGATGAAGGCTGTTTCGGTTGGATCTCCGATCAGGTTTCCTTCTGCATCAATCTTAGTATCATTAGCCAAAACAACAGAACGAAGAAGAGGCATTTCAAGACCTAGTTCAATATCATCAGCTGAATCATGTAGGACTGCATCATAGAAGACTTTTTCAACTGTCATCTTGTTCATAGTAAGCGTACCAGTCTTATCAGAAGCGATGATCTCAGTTGAACCAAGCGTTTCAACTGCTGGCAACTTACGAACGATAGAGTTTCGTTTTGCCAAAACTTGAGTACCAAGGGCAAGAACGATGGTCACGATAGCAGGAAGTCCTTCTGGGATGGCTGCAACAGCAAGCGCAACAGAGGTCATCAACTCACCAAGTGGATTTTTACCTTGAATAAAGACTCCAACTACAAAAGTAACAAGGGCAATAACCAAAATTGCATAGGTCAAGACCTTAGAGAGGTTGTTCAAGTTTTGTTTGAGTGGTGTATCCGTCTCATCCGCATCTTGGAGCATGCCAGCGATATGACCCACTTCTGTGTACATACCTGTATTGACAACAACACCAAGACCACGACCATAAGTCACGTTTGAGTTTTGGAAGGCCATATTGACACGGTCACCAATACCAGCATCGGTAGCGAGTTCTACAGTCAAATCTTTTTCAACTGGAACAGACTCACCTGTCAAGGCAGCTTCTTCGATTTTGAGTGAATTGGCTTCTAGCAAACGTAGGTCTGCTGGTACTACGTCACCTGCTTCAAGGGCAACGATATCTCCTGGCACCAATTCTTTGGAATCAATCTCTGACATGTGCCCATCACGAATAACGCGAGCAGCTGGACTAGACATAGACTTGAGGGCTTCGATGGCTTCTTCCGCTTTTCCTTCTTGGTAAACACCGAAGGCTGCATTGATGATAACCACGGCTAGAATAATGATGGCATCTGCGATATCTTCTCCACCAGAAGTTACGACTGACAAAATAGCCGCAGCAACTAGGATGATAATCATCAAATCCTTAAACTGTTCTATGAATTTAACCAAGAGAGTTTTTTTCTCACCCTCCTCGAGTTCATTGCGCCCATATTCAGCTAGGCGTTTCTGCGCTTCGCTTGACGAAAGACCTTGCTCAGTTGCTTCAACCGACTTCAAGACCTCTTCAGGACTCTGAGTATAAAACGCTTGGCGTTTTTGTTCTTTTGACATGTGTCTCCTCCTTGACTTTGTGTGCAAAACAAGCTCTCTTTTGGTTTTATGACAAACAAAAAGAGACCTGTTAATCATAACAAGTCTCGCTGTTTAAGATAGCGCCGGAAAACATACTTTTCAGTATACAATTCGGAATGACGACACTATCACAGGTTTCTGCCAGCTACTCCCTTGAGTAGTACTATTATATCAAAATTTGAAAAGTTTTCAAGAATTAAAATCCGATGGAACAAGACTAAATTTGAATTTTCCCATGAAAACCAGTATAATGAAAACAGAATCTCAGCACTAGAAAGGAAGTCCGATGAATCAATCCATGTCAAATCTCAAGTTGGCGGAACGTGGTGCCATTATCAGCATTTCGACCTACCTCCTCTTGTCTGCGGCAAAATTAGCGACTGGCCACCTCCTACATTCTTCCAGTTTGGTAGCGGATGGTTTCAATAACGTATCAGATATTATCGGAAATGTTGCTCTTCTGATCGGTATTCGGATGGCTCGCCAGCCCGCAGATCGTGACCATCGTTTCGGTCACTGGAAGATTGAAGATTTGGCTAGTTTGATTACTTCCATCATCATGTTCTACGTTGGCTTTGATGTGCTTCGGGACACCATTCAAAAAATTCTCAGTCGGGAACAGACAGTTATCGACCCACTGGGTGCAACTCTCGGAGTCGTCTCTGCAGCAGTCATGTTCGCCGTTTATCTCTATAATACCCGCCTCAGTAGAAAATCCAAATCCAAGGCCCTCAAGGCTGCCGCCAAGGACAATCTTTCCGATGCTGTCACCTCGCTGGGGACTTCCATCGCCATCCTAGCCAGCAGTTTCAATTATCCAATCGTGGATAAACTGGTCGCTATCATCATCACTTTCTTTATCTTAAAGACAGCCTATGATATCTTTATCGAGTCTTCCTTTAGTCTTTCAGATGGTTTTGACGACCGTCTGCTGGAAGATTATCAGAAGGCTATCATGGAGATTCCAAAGATTAGTAAGGTTAAGTCCCAAAGAGGTCGCACCTACGGTAGCAATATCTACCTTGATATCACGCTGGAGATGAATCCCGACCTATCAGTCTATGAAAGTCACGAAATTGCAGATCAGGTTGAGTCTATGCTAGAAGAACGATTTGGAGTATTTGACACCGATGTCCATATCGAACCTGCTCCTATACCTGAAGACGAAATTTGGGACAATGTTTATAAAAAACTACTCATGCGCGAGCAATTGATTGACCAAGGGAACCAGCTAGAAGAACTCCTTGCTGAGGACTTTCTCTATATCCGTCAAGATGGAGAGCAGATGGATAAAAAGGCCTATCAAGCTGAAAAAGAACTTAAAGCTGCAATTAAGGACATCCAAATCACTTCTATCAGTCAAAAAACCAAAC
This window contains:
- a CDS encoding cation diffusion facilitator family transporter — its product is MNQSMSNLKLAERGAIISISTYLLLSAAKLATGHLLHSSSLVADGFNNVSDIIGNVALLIGIRMARQPADRDHRFGHWKIEDLASLITSIIMFYVGFDVLRDTIQKILSREQTVIDPLGATLGVVSAAVMFAVYLYNTRLSRKSKSKALKAAAKDNLSDAVTSLGTSIAILASSFNYPIVDKLVAIIITFFILKTAYDIFIESSFSLSDGFDDRLLEDYQKAIMEIPKISKVKSQRGRTYGSNIYLDITLEMNPDLSVYESHEIADQVESMLEERFGVFDTDVHIEPAPIPEDEIWDNVYKKLLMREQLIDQGNQLEELLAEDFLYIRQDGEQMDKKAYQAEKELKAAIKDIQITSISQKTKLICYELDGIVHTSIWRRHETWQNIFHQETKKE
- a CDS encoding peptide deformylase, producing the protein MEKKIVRDVLFLSQVSKPASQEDLYLAKDLQDTLLANRETCVGLAANMIGAQKRVIIFNLGLVPMVMFNPVLLSFEGAYETEEGCLSLTGVRTTTRYEMITVSYRDSKWQERTITLTGFPAQICQHELDHLEGRII
- a CDS encoding cation-translocating P-type ATPase, whose product is MSKEQKRQAFYTQSPEEVLKSVEATEQGLSSSEAQKRLAEYGRNELEEGEKKTLLVKFIEQFKDLMIIILVAAAILSVVTSGGEDIADAIIILAVVIINAAFGVYQEGKAEEAIEALKSMSSPAARVIRDGHMSEIDSKELVPGDIVALEAGDVVPADLRLLEANSLKIEEAALTGESVPVEKDLTVELATDAGIGDRVNMAFQNSNVTYGRGLGVVVNTGMYTEVGHIAGMLQDADETDTPLKQNLNNLSKVLTYAILVIALVTFVVGVFIQGKNPLGELMTSVALAVAAIPEGLPAIVTIVLALGTQVLAKRNSIVRKLPAVETLGSTEIIASDKTGTLTMNKMTVEKVFYDAVLHDSADDIELGLEMPLLRSVVLANDTKIDAEGNLIGDPTETAFIQYALDKGYDVKGFLEKYPRVAELPFDSDRKLMSTVHPLPDGKFLVAVKGAPDQLLKRCVSRDKAGDVAPIDNQVNDLIHTNNSEMAHQALRVLAGAYKIIDSIPENLTSEELENNLIFTGLIGMIDPERAEAAEAVRVAKEAGIRPIMITGDHQDTAEAIAKRLGIIDENDSEDHVLTGAELNELSDEEFEKVVGQYSVYARVSPEHKVRIVKAWQNQGKVVAMTGDGVNDAPALKTADIGIGMGITGTEVSKGASDMILADDNFATIIVAVEEGRKVFSNIQKTIQYLLSANTAEVLTIFLSTLFGWDVLQPVHLLWINLVTDTFPAIALGVEPAEPGVMTHKPRGRKSSFFSGGVMSSIIYQGVLQGALVLTVYGLALAYPVHVGDNKAIHADALTMAFATLGLIQLFHAYNVKSVYQSILTVGPFKSKTFNWSILVSFILLMATIVVEPLEGIFHVTKLDLSQWGIVMAGSFSMIIIVEIVKFVQRKLGLDKNAI